In Leptospira koniambonensis, a single genomic region encodes these proteins:
- a CDS encoding MotA/TolQ/ExbB proton channel family protein: MILAKTDSLVSIIPPETVPILILLVSIVGFTIIIERLIFFSRWKSITPDDWRRVKDLLRDKNYDSASDLMRSLSQGPVSQVLQAGITQFKKNASSVDDEIITQGLNQIQRMEKFLSPLATIATISPLLGVLGTVLGIIRSFAEGSGTRGAEVGISEALITTAMGLAVAIPAYIFHNFFQKKKEDAISEMESLSEQALRFLK, translated from the coding sequence ATGATTCTTGCAAAAACAGATTCTTTGGTTTCCATTATTCCACCGGAAACCGTACCTATTCTGATCCTTCTAGTTTCTATAGTAGGATTTACAATCATCATCGAAAGGCTGATCTTCTTCTCTCGTTGGAAATCCATTACTCCGGACGATTGGAGAAGGGTAAAAGATCTACTCAGAGATAAAAACTATGACTCTGCTTCCGACTTGATGAGAAGCCTGAGCCAAGGCCCGGTCTCTCAGGTTTTACAAGCTGGTATTACCCAGTTTAAGAAAAATGCATCTTCTGTAGATGATGAGATTATAACCCAAGGATTAAACCAGATCCAAAGAATGGAAAAATTCCTTTCTCCGTTAGCAACAATCGCTACCATCTCTCCACTTTTGGGAGTATTGGGAACTGTTCTCGGGATCATTCGTTCCTTCGCAGAAGGTTCCGGAACAAGAGGAGCAGAAGTAGGGATCAGTGAGGCATTGATCACTACAGCTATGGGGCTTGCGGTTGCGATCCCTGCATATATTTTCCATAACTTCTTCCAAAAGAAAAAGGAAGATGCGATTTCCGAGATGGAAAGTCTTTCTGAGCAGGCTCTTAGGTTTTTAAAATAA
- a CDS encoding ExbD/TolR family protein has translation MKFRKWSRGESGSFRAGQIELAPMIDVICFIVIYFLMNATLEKSTVVKIELPRSSSTAQEKKKDELVITVNKDGKIFLDKDTEPVPLEKLTEKIKLFNGQNQGDDKDKKEQSKNRVIIRGDGGANYQTIVKVIDKVNEAGVTRFNLAMVRQPGGQ, from the coding sequence ATGAAATTTAGAAAGTGGAGTCGGGGAGAAAGCGGAAGTTTTAGGGCAGGTCAAATTGAACTTGCGCCTATGATCGACGTTATCTGCTTCATCGTAATTTATTTTTTGATGAATGCGACTTTGGAAAAATCCACTGTCGTAAAAATAGAACTCCCTAGATCTTCTAGTACCGCTCAGGAAAAGAAAAAGGACGAATTGGTTATCACTGTCAATAAAGACGGAAAAATTTTCCTAGATAAAGACACTGAACCTGTTCCTTTGGAAAAACTGACTGAAAAAATAAAATTGTTCAATGGCCAAAACCAAGGCGACGACAAAGATAAAAAAGAACAGAGTAAAAATCGGGTGATTATCAGAGGGGATGGTGGAGCAAATTATCAAACCATCGTTAAGGTAATCGATAAAGTGAACGAAGCCGGAGTAACAAGATTTAATCTTGCGATGGTTCGTCAACCGGGAGGTCAGTGA
- a CDS encoding 3'(2'),5'-bisphosphate nucleotidase CysQ — MRFPEEAELVSKLVLEAADRIFSIYGTNFHVMEKSKGDPLTEADLQANEIIAGGIRKILKDKVYSEEDSDFSHSSLQGERVWILDPIDGTREFVAKNPEFAISLGLLEEGRPVFGIVMNPATGEFFWGLEGKGAYYTILKSPYIENKIDWENTFYLPKLDSSELPKILVSISETKAGLFKKLNYGNDFILEPKGSIAYKLALVAVGKYPLTLSLRPKNDWDVAGGIAILRASLGKDIEIRSGKDYPFLTSKLGIGLLAGESELVTQFWEKFKTSLQGSVRDRW, encoded by the coding sequence ATGCGATTTCCGGAAGAAGCGGAATTAGTTTCTAAACTTGTTCTGGAAGCCGCAGATAGGATCTTTTCTATCTATGGAACAAATTTCCATGTGATGGAAAAATCCAAAGGTGATCCTCTCACCGAAGCTGACCTGCAAGCGAACGAGATCATAGCAGGCGGCATCCGCAAAATTTTAAAAGATAAAGTTTATTCCGAAGAAGATTCAGATTTTTCTCATTCTTCTCTACAAGGAGAAAGAGTTTGGATCTTAGACCCAATTGATGGCACTAGAGAATTTGTAGCTAAAAATCCAGAATTTGCAATAAGCCTTGGACTTCTGGAAGAAGGTAGGCCTGTTTTTGGGATCGTTATGAACCCAGCGACTGGAGAATTTTTTTGGGGATTAGAAGGTAAGGGAGCATATTATACAATCTTAAAATCTCCTTATATCGAAAATAAGATCGATTGGGAAAATACTTTTTATCTTCCAAAATTAGACTCTTCTGAACTTCCTAAAATTTTAGTCTCCATTTCTGAAACAAAGGCAGGGCTTTTCAAAAAGTTAAATTACGGAAATGATTTCATATTAGAGCCAAAAGGTTCCATTGCTTATAAACTCGCACTCGTTGCAGTTGGAAAATATCCTTTAACACTTTCTCTTAGGCCGAAAAATGATTGGGACGTAGCAGGTGGAATTGCAATACTCAGAGCTTCTTTAGGAAAAGATATAGAAATCCGTTCTGGTAAAGATTATCCATTCTTAACTTCTAAATTAGGTATAGGTTTACTTGCTGGAGAGTCAGAGCTTGTGACTCAGTTTTGGGAAAAGTTTAAAACTTCCCTCCAAGGTTCTGTTAGAGATCGTTGGTAA
- a CDS encoding BamA/OMP85 family outer membrane protein, with product MKRKVSIYKSFAVIFVSGFFFYSGEISQLFSKKSDYFGKIVKEIKFNGNKNTSDSDISGLLELRTGKLLTKGIIDRDLKALFASGFFYFIDIKAEEMEGGVRVIFELRERPRVKDIEFIGADEVFPADLRDKMPLKDNEVITPQKVTKSRDIILQKYKDEGFFLAYVKVELGKPDPKTNLVKVRFIIDEGEEIPVAKINIYGNETIETSEILGLMELKEEGLFEGGNFKESSFEKDKEVIQAYLRSKGYLDSELIREGTNWEIHWENPEKKNRRVIIVNIKLYEGQVYYFNGYTVAHDMTTDGDGRPIFLNKENNPPETPKDKLKPLFTVPEIEKSLDYSSKDAGEIFDETVFSRDRATVNELYGSKGHIFAQVIPRRKIVSLDSESLEYYENCASRRTEVEKKSCEEEYKQLNIRKLREIYRDNPELRGRKFVHVDFTVRENNLAQIENVIIKGNKKTQDKVIRRELLFKPGDLFDSSLVNRSRERIFNLGYFKEVNFNMRPGSDDTKMNLVIEVLEQPTGTVSMGGGYGTITGFTIFTEIGENNLNGTGQKVSGRLEFGPYRRSFQISWTEPWMYDTPWSLSLSLFYFSRTIFLGSTSTISISDSTTSPTVENATYDNNGLGVTMGVAHRLGTNWTHFHRYTPAFYSYSNPTALVSDAVLANVRRGWQFRSQVTNGLAYDIRDNVFAPTRGYDLLFQVDNVGQYLGGSSHFDQYRILAEYYHTWFDFTFGGLIRNNALRRWRVVQEFRTSDTFIFQRSPAGGSHNQDPVQDPYIRPQDLLIIGGYESLRGWYYNDQKYPVEWRDGAQHRLLFDTEIRIPIEPSLLWLVVFLDGGALYEQVNRATGTKKDYFESYDKNKEDQIAANPIGWYIQNNFNLQNGRKADVTYDELNNPGRLILSSDNVAMDRMRYSWGVGLRVQIPVLPLRIYFAQKLKPTGNFWAPFERYESDNAFQFVFGIGDYRF from the coding sequence TTGAAACGAAAAGTATCTATATATAAATCCTTTGCCGTTATTTTTGTAAGCGGATTCTTTTTTTACTCCGGCGAGATCTCTCAACTTTTCTCCAAGAAAAGCGATTATTTCGGAAAGATCGTAAAAGAAATAAAATTTAACGGAAACAAGAACACATCCGACTCGGATATCAGTGGTCTTTTGGAACTCCGAACAGGTAAACTTCTTACCAAAGGGATCATTGACCGAGACTTAAAGGCATTATTTGCTTCTGGATTCTTCTACTTTATAGATATTAAAGCGGAAGAAATGGAGGGTGGTGTTCGGGTCATTTTCGAACTCAGAGAAAGACCGAGAGTCAAGGACATAGAATTTATTGGGGCAGACGAGGTTTTTCCTGCTGATCTCCGAGACAAAATGCCTTTAAAGGACAATGAGGTAATCACTCCTCAAAAAGTTACCAAGTCCAGAGATATTATATTACAAAAATATAAAGACGAAGGATTCTTCCTTGCTTATGTAAAAGTAGAGCTTGGAAAACCTGATCCAAAAACTAACTTAGTAAAAGTCCGCTTCATCATCGACGAGGGAGAAGAAATCCCAGTCGCAAAGATCAATATTTACGGCAACGAAACCATCGAAACTTCTGAGATCTTAGGTCTTATGGAGTTAAAAGAAGAAGGTTTATTCGAAGGTGGTAACTTCAAAGAAAGTTCCTTCGAAAAAGATAAAGAAGTTATCCAAGCTTATTTGAGAAGTAAAGGATACTTGGATTCAGAATTGATCCGAGAAGGTACAAACTGGGAGATCCATTGGGAAAACCCCGAAAAGAAAAATAGAAGGGTAATCATAGTCAATATCAAACTCTACGAAGGGCAGGTGTATTATTTTAACGGATATACCGTTGCTCATGATATGACTACTGACGGTGACGGCAGACCCATCTTCTTGAACAAAGAGAATAACCCGCCTGAAACTCCGAAAGATAAACTAAAACCTTTATTCACGGTCCCAGAGATCGAAAAATCCCTGGATTATAGTTCCAAAGACGCGGGCGAAATTTTCGACGAGACTGTATTCTCCAGAGATAGAGCTACTGTAAACGAACTCTATGGATCCAAAGGCCATATTTTTGCTCAGGTAATTCCAAGAAGAAAGATCGTTTCTTTAGATTCAGAAAGTTTAGAATATTATGAAAATTGCGCCTCCAGAAGAACTGAGGTGGAAAAAAAGTCCTGCGAAGAAGAATATAAACAATTAAATATTCGTAAATTAAGGGAAATTTACAGAGATAACCCAGAGCTAAGGGGACGTAAATTTGTTCACGTAGACTTTACTGTTCGCGAGAACAACTTGGCTCAGATCGAAAACGTAATCATCAAAGGGAATAAAAAAACTCAGGACAAAGTAATTCGTAGGGAGTTACTTTTCAAACCTGGGGATTTATTCGATTCAAGTTTAGTAAACCGTTCCAGGGAAAGGATCTTCAACCTTGGTTACTTCAAAGAAGTAAACTTTAATATGAGACCCGGATCAGATGATACTAAGATGAACCTGGTCATCGAAGTATTGGAACAACCTACCGGAACAGTTTCCATGGGTGGTGGTTACGGAACTATCACTGGATTTACTATCTTTACGGAAATTGGGGAGAATAACCTAAACGGAACTGGACAAAAAGTTTCTGGTCGTTTGGAGTTTGGACCTTATCGAAGATCATTCCAGATCTCTTGGACTGAGCCTTGGATGTATGATACTCCTTGGTCTCTATCACTTTCCTTGTTCTATTTTTCTCGAACCATATTCTTAGGTTCTACTTCTACGATCTCTATTTCGGATAGTACAACTTCTCCAACTGTAGAGAATGCAACCTATGATAATAATGGTTTGGGGGTCACCATGGGAGTGGCTCACAGGCTTGGAACAAACTGGACCCACTTTCATAGATATACTCCTGCATTTTATTCATATTCTAACCCGACTGCACTTGTGTCAGATGCGGTTTTGGCTAACGTAAGAAGAGGATGGCAGTTCCGTTCACAGGTAACGAATGGTCTTGCTTATGATATCCGAGATAACGTATTTGCTCCTACTCGTGGTTACGATCTTCTCTTCCAAGTAGATAACGTAGGACAATATTTGGGCGGGTCTTCTCACTTCGACCAATATAGGATCTTAGCGGAATATTATCATACATGGTTTGATTTTACTTTCGGTGGTTTGATCCGGAACAATGCTCTTCGTAGATGGAGAGTGGTCCAAGAGTTCAGGACTTCTGATACTTTTATTTTCCAAAGGTCTCCTGCAGGAGGATCTCATAACCAAGATCCTGTCCAGGATCCTTATATCCGTCCTCAGGATTTACTCATCATTGGTGGTTACGAATCCTTGAGAGGTTGGTATTATAACGACCAAAAGTATCCTGTAGAGTGGAGAGATGGCGCCCAACATCGTCTACTTTTTGATACAGAGATCCGTATTCCTATAGAACCAAGCTTACTCTGGCTTGTGGTGTTCTTGGATGGTGGAGCACTTTACGAACAGGTGAATCGCGCGACAGGAACTAAAAAAGATTATTTCGAATCTTACGATAAGAATAAGGAAGATCAGATTGCTGCAAACCCGATCGGTTGGTACATCCAAAACAATTTCAATTTGCAGAATGGACGTAAGGCTGACGTAACCTACGATGAATTGAATAACCCAGGAAGATTGATCTTATCGTCAGATAACGTTGCAATGGATAGAATGAGATATTCTTGGGGTGTGGGTTTAAGGGTACAGATCCCAGTTCTTCCTTTACGTATTTACTTCGCTCAAAAATTAAAACCTACCGGAAATTTCTGGGCACCTTTCGAAAGATATGAATCGGATAATGCATTCCAGTTCGTATTCGGTATCGGTGATTACCGATTCTAA
- a CDS encoding histidine kinase, producing MAKSFKDLDAQLSDYILSRSRISVQSSRMNSKLEKYVLRILTEVLEKLGQTRYIEMLYTITKEMAINGVKANQKRVFFEDLGLDIRNHEHYDQGLAQFKQNFSEKMADEYGKRCLARGVFVKISVTYAAEGLVVEVVNNTPVIEIEESRMREKMRKAMEYNDIAEFYMDNMDNTEGAGLGIALIMILLKSENIDPNLFRIQTSPAETVARVEIPFTDNYVTIRSKEINQVGNHK from the coding sequence ATGGCAAAAAGTTTCAAAGATTTAGACGCCCAGCTCTCAGACTACATCCTCAGCCGCTCCCGCATCTCAGTTCAGTCTTCCAGAATGAATTCCAAATTGGAAAAATACGTTTTGCGTATTCTAACAGAAGTTCTGGAAAAATTAGGCCAAACAAGATACATAGAGATGTTGTATACGATCACCAAAGAAATGGCGATCAACGGAGTGAAGGCCAACCAAAAAAGGGTTTTCTTCGAAGATCTTGGTTTGGATATCCGAAATCATGAACATTACGACCAGGGTCTGGCCCAATTCAAACAGAACTTCTCCGAAAAAATGGCTGACGAATACGGTAAACGTTGTCTTGCCAGAGGCGTTTTTGTCAAAATTTCGGTAACCTATGCAGCAGAAGGTTTGGTGGTCGAAGTAGTTAATAATACTCCTGTAATCGAGATCGAAGAATCTCGTATGAGGGAGAAGATGAGAAAGGCGATGGAGTATAATGATATCGCCGAGTTCTATATGGATAATATGGATAATACTGAGGGAGCCGGTCTAGGTATCGCTCTTATCATGATCCTTCTAAAAAGTGAGAATATCGATCCGAACCTGTTCAGGATCCAAACGAGCCCTGCAGAAACTGTAGCCAGGGTAGAAATCCCTTTCACTGACAATTATGTAACCATTAGAAGTAAGGAAATCAACCAAGTTGGAAATCACAAATAA
- the recN gene encoding DNA repair protein RecN, which produces MLQTISIRDFALIESAQIDLRAGLTAITGETGSGKSLLLDALSSLLGGKSSTMDIRTGSDKYCLEAEFDISQNPGAITWMREHGFPLSGSAIVIRKEFTRDGKTKIQINHSLSSAQVLRGLGEILSEVHNQNDQILLLDKAQQLDILDGFAGLHTLRGEVKEGFLTYKSLKKRLEELELSHADRNRKKEILQYQIEEIHTANFKLGEEEELSKEENLLVHGEKLAENLDIITSYLHESESSVLGIFPKVLAASDKIKVLNESLNEMDSALKEAYVTIREINTTAQDQKEEVFFSPERLSHVQSRLDLIQKLKKKYGNSISEILETKKKAEDELSALEQNLDSKTSLEKEKKRAADKLTQACLQLSKSRREVLNKFESKLKSELEVLGMKGAGLQVVLRWETSPEGEVEAQGKSYLVNEFGLDQAEFYFSPNPGEKPRPLRKIASGGEISRVMLAIKSVLGSNFDGKVLVFDEIDSGLGGEIASDVAKKLRTLSKTHQIILVTHLQQIAAAADHHLLVSKRLQEGRTVSETEFLGMEERTMELARMIAGQNISKGALHHAKELLKKKAV; this is translated from the coding sequence ATGCTTCAGACAATTAGTATTCGAGATTTTGCATTGATTGAATCAGCCCAAATCGACTTAAGAGCGGGCTTGACTGCGATTACGGGAGAGACCGGTTCTGGAAAATCTCTCTTACTAGATGCTCTTTCTTCCTTACTCGGGGGAAAGAGTAGTACTATGGATATCCGAACAGGCTCGGACAAGTATTGTCTTGAAGCTGAATTCGATATTTCCCAAAATCCAGGCGCCATAACTTGGATGAGGGAACATGGATTTCCTCTAAGCGGTTCAGCTATAGTGATCAGAAAAGAATTCACTCGAGACGGAAAAACGAAAATTCAAATCAACCATTCACTTTCTTCTGCTCAGGTGCTTCGCGGTTTAGGAGAGATCCTATCCGAAGTACATAACCAAAATGATCAAATTCTACTTTTGGATAAAGCTCAGCAATTGGACATCTTGGATGGTTTTGCAGGTTTGCATACACTCCGAGGAGAAGTGAAAGAAGGATTTTTAACCTATAAAAGTCTCAAGAAGAGACTAGAGGAATTAGAATTATCTCATGCAGACAGAAACCGTAAAAAAGAGATACTTCAATACCAGATAGAAGAGATCCATACTGCTAATTTTAAATTGGGAGAAGAGGAGGAACTCAGTAAAGAAGAGAACCTACTCGTTCACGGAGAAAAACTCGCAGAGAACCTGGATATAATCACTAGTTACTTACATGAAAGTGAATCTTCTGTTTTAGGTATTTTTCCTAAGGTGCTTGCTGCGTCCGATAAGATTAAAGTTTTGAACGAATCATTAAACGAAATGGATTCCGCACTTAAGGAAGCATATGTTACGATTCGTGAGATAAATACCACTGCCCAAGACCAAAAGGAAGAGGTATTTTTCTCTCCCGAAAGGTTATCTCATGTTCAATCTAGGCTAGACCTGATCCAAAAGCTTAAGAAGAAATACGGAAATTCAATTTCTGAAATTTTAGAAACAAAGAAAAAAGCAGAAGATGAACTTTCTGCCTTAGAACAGAACTTAGATTCTAAAACTTCTCTGGAAAAAGAAAAGAAAAGGGCAGCAGATAAATTGACCCAAGCTTGTTTGCAGCTTTCCAAATCTAGACGTGAAGTATTAAACAAATTCGAATCCAAACTCAAATCAGAATTAGAAGTTCTGGGAATGAAGGGTGCCGGACTACAGGTAGTACTTCGTTGGGAAACAAGCCCAGAGGGAGAAGTAGAAGCCCAAGGAAAATCTTATTTGGTAAACGAATTCGGATTGGATCAGGCGGAATTCTATTTCAGCCCAAACCCTGGAGAAAAACCAAGACCTCTTCGTAAAATTGCTTCTGGTGGAGAGATTTCCAGAGTAATGTTGGCCATCAAAAGTGTGCTTGGTTCCAATTTTGATGGAAAAGTTTTAGTTTTTGATGAGATTGACTCTGGTCTGGGTGGAGAGATTGCTTCTGACGTAGCAAAAAAACTCAGAACCCTTTCTAAAACTCACCAAATCATATTGGTTACACATTTACAGCAGATTGCAGCTGCTGCAGATCATCATCTTCTAGTAAGTAAACGACTCCAAGAGGGAAGAACCGTCTCTGAAACGGAATTCTTAGGAATGGAGGAGAGAACCATGGAACTTGCGAGAATGATCGCGGGTCAAAATATCTCCAAAGGCGCTCTACATCACGCAAAGGAATTGCTCAAAAAGAAGGCGGTATAA
- a CDS encoding SDR family NAD(P)-dependent oxidoreductase encodes MEITNKTAVVTGSAGGLGKEMALHFAKLGANIVLSDISEEKLAGAKKEIEALGAKVIAVPTDVSKEKDAVELMEKAVSAFGSVDIAVLNAGILRDGLLIKADKQTGKVASKMSLAEWQAVIDVNLTGVFLTGREAAVQMVNNGTKGVIIPIASVSMHGNPGQTNYSAAKAGVAAMTKLWAKELSRYGIRVAGIAPGFIATEMVMKDMNPEALKKWEALIPIGRLGRPDEIANTAVFIAQNDLVDGVVLEISGGVKI; translated from the coding sequence TTGGAAATCACAAATAAGACTGCCGTAGTCACCGGTTCCGCCGGAGGCTTAGGCAAAGAGATGGCCCTTCATTTTGCAAAATTGGGAGCCAATATCGTTCTATCGGATATCTCCGAGGAAAAACTTGCAGGAGCCAAAAAAGAGATCGAAGCGCTTGGCGCTAAGGTAATCGCAGTTCCGACAGATGTTTCTAAGGAAAAAGATGCCGTTGAACTCATGGAAAAAGCGGTTTCCGCTTTCGGTTCCGTGGACATTGCAGTTTTGAATGCTGGGATATTAAGAGATGGTCTCTTAATAAAAGCGGATAAACAAACTGGAAAGGTTGCATCTAAAATGTCTTTGGCAGAATGGCAGGCAGTAATCGATGTAAACCTGACTGGAGTATTCTTAACAGGTAGAGAAGCAGCGGTTCAAATGGTAAATAACGGTACCAAAGGAGTGATCATCCCTATCGCGTCCGTTTCTATGCATGGTAACCCAGGCCAAACCAATTATTCCGCAGCAAAAGCGGGTGTCGCCGCAATGACAAAGTTATGGGCGAAGGAACTCAGCCGTTACGGTATCAGAGTCGCAGGTATCGCACCTGGATTCATCGCTACTGAAATGGTAATGAAAGACATGAACCCGGAAGCTCTCAAAAAATGGGAAGCTCTTATCCCGATTGGTAGATTGGGTAGACCGGATGAAATCGCAAACACAGCGGTATTCATCGCTCAAAACGATCTGGTAGACGGAGTCGTTTTGGAAATTTCCGGAGGGGTCAAAATTTGA
- a CDS encoding ATP-dependent helicase translates to MSVDLVQGLNDPQKAAVERLEGPVLILAGAGSGKTRVITHRIANLILNKRTDSICALTFTNKAAAEMLERVAKLVPSIPWNVQIKTFHSLCLYILRRETSYLGMPSGFTVYDSVLQESLIKQVIKDLHEDPKQYKPSSLTGIFSSWKDGLSDSDSYIRKENFSHRSQMISNIYEEYEKRKKKNQALDFGDLIQKTVELFRNNPSVLQSYQDRWNYIMVDEYQDTNKAQYTLVRLLSGDRGNLCVVGDDDQSIYSWRGADISNILNFESDFPNAYVVKLEENYRSTSRIIRAASKVIANNSGRKEKELFTNNELGEPISVSQFENETEEAYDIVKKIRAGSARGADYKDFAIFYRTNAQSRYFEEGLRSSGIPYKIFGGFRFFDRAEIKDMIAYLNVVANPMDSNSLLRIVNTPPRGIGEASIEKIRTFSLDKGISFLEAIGHPDLPLKKASLGKAKELYHLFEDLIDRKEKGELPSKIALEIVGRSGWIDYMERDAHDEEAVSKVENVREFVNSIEEYESREDSPNLEEYLNQISLLTSEEDSAQLTDYVHLMTVHNAKGLEFPTVFQTGLEEGTFPHSMSLEEPNGKEEERRLFYVALTRARVKLYLSYSRTSRKFGKVEDRIPSSFLPEIPAECFGEEGILAQKGVRRPSGPPSASSGAYKIPETPREREDSSRPLGEEADIQEGDKVKHAQFGLGLVVSVQGTGKNRKVKIKFGGLEKNFFLAYTPLEKL, encoded by the coding sequence TTGTCAGTTGATCTAGTACAAGGCCTGAATGATCCTCAGAAAGCCGCAGTCGAAAGACTGGAAGGTCCTGTTTTAATATTAGCAGGTGCAGGTTCCGGAAAAACCAGAGTAATCACTCATAGGATCGCAAACCTGATCCTGAATAAAAGAACAGATTCTATTTGCGCTCTTACTTTTACTAATAAGGCCGCTGCAGAAATGTTAGAAAGAGTGGCTAAACTTGTACCTTCCATTCCTTGGAATGTGCAGATCAAAACATTTCACTCTTTATGTTTGTATATTTTAAGAAGGGAAACTTCTTATTTGGGGATGCCTTCCGGATTTACTGTTTATGATTCTGTATTACAGGAATCTTTAATTAAACAAGTGATCAAAGATCTGCATGAAGATCCTAAACAATACAAACCTTCTTCTTTGACCGGGATATTTTCTTCTTGGAAGGATGGACTTTCTGATTCAGATTCTTATATCCGAAAAGAGAATTTTTCCCATAGATCGCAGATGATATCAAACATCTATGAAGAATACGAAAAACGTAAAAAGAAAAACCAAGCTTTAGATTTCGGGGACCTGATCCAAAAGACTGTGGAATTATTCAGAAATAACCCCTCTGTTCTACAATCCTACCAAGATAGATGGAATTATATCATGGTGGATGAGTATCAGGATACAAACAAGGCACAATACACATTGGTGCGTCTACTTTCTGGAGACAGAGGGAATCTTTGTGTGGTCGGAGACGACGACCAGTCCATCTATTCTTGGAGAGGAGCAGATATTTCGAATATTCTAAATTTCGAAAGTGATTTTCCGAATGCTTATGTAGTAAAGCTTGAGGAAAACTATCGCTCAACTTCCAGGATTATTCGTGCAGCTTCCAAGGTGATCGCAAATAATAGCGGAAGAAAAGAGAAAGAATTATTTACAAATAATGAATTGGGAGAACCTATCTCTGTTTCCCAATTCGAGAATGAAACGGAAGAAGCTTACGATATAGTCAAAAAAATCAGAGCAGGATCTGCAAGAGGTGCGGACTACAAGGATTTTGCGATCTTCTACCGGACAAATGCTCAGTCCAGATACTTTGAAGAAGGACTTAGATCTTCCGGTATTCCGTATAAAATTTTTGGCGGATTCCGATTCTTTGATAGAGCAGAGATCAAGGACATGATCGCTTATCTAAACGTGGTAGCAAATCCTATGGATTCCAATTCTTTATTAAGAATTGTGAATACTCCTCCTAGAGGAATTGGCGAAGCAAGTATAGAGAAGATCAGGACATTCTCCTTAGATAAAGGGATTTCATTCTTAGAAGCAATTGGACATCCCGATCTTCCCTTAAAAAAAGCAAGTTTAGGAAAAGCTAAAGAACTTTATCATCTATTCGAAGATTTGATCGATAGAAAAGAAAAAGGTGAGCTACCTTCTAAAATCGCTTTGGAGATTGTGGGAAGATCCGGTTGGATCGATTATATGGAAAGAGATGCACATGATGAGGAAGCTGTCTCTAAAGTAGAGAACGTGAGAGAATTCGTGAATTCAATCGAAGAATACGAATCTCGTGAAGATTCTCCAAATTTAGAAGAATATCTGAACCAGATCAGCCTTCTTACCTCCGAAGAGGATTCTGCACAACTCACTGACTATGTTCATCTTATGACTGTCCATAACGCTAAAGGACTGGAATTCCCTACAGTGTTTCAGACAGGTTTGGAAGAAGGGACCTTTCCCCATTCCATGAGTTTGGAAGAACCGAATGGAAAGGAAGAAGAAAGAAGGCTTTTTTACGTAGCATTGACCCGTGCCAGAGTGAAATTATATCTCAGCTATTCCAGGACCTCTCGAAAATTTGGAAAAGTAGAGGACCGGATCCCGTCCAGTTTCCTTCCTGAAATTCCCGCTGAATGTTTCGGAGAAGAAGGTATCCTCGCCCAAAAAGGAGTTCGCAGGCCTTCCGGGCCTCCGTCGGCTTCTTCAGGAGCTTACAAAATCCCTGAAACTCCAAGGGAAAGGGAAGATTCTTCCAGACCTTTGGGAGAAGAGGCGGATATCCAAGAAGGAGATAAGGTCAAACATGCCCAATTTGGCCTCGGACTGGTAGTTTCTGTGCAGGGAACTGGTAAAAACCGAAAAGTAAAAATTAAGTTTGGGGGTCTGGAGAAGAACTTTTTCCTTGCCTATACCCCCTTAGAGAAATTATAA
- a CDS encoding LIC11625 family surface-exposed protein, with protein sequence MKRIVILSLAICLGTPLFAGKVSGLVEEFNKVEEFNKNRKVSESAKKALLEKNLLSALKYSLHRKYLDYKEYTKDLKADSISYEPQKGTFGVYVKYKTYIVFYSYLMDPEIYLQTPINEVFYVRPDNLDEEPHKEDKQPAQPAGK encoded by the coding sequence ATGAAACGGATCGTGATACTATCCTTGGCTATCTGCCTCGGGACCCCATTGTTTGCTGGAAAAGTCAGCGGTTTAGTAGAAGAATTTAATAAAGTAGAAGAATTTAATAAGAATCGAAAAGTTTCTGAATCCGCTAAAAAAGCGTTACTGGAAAAAAATCTTCTCTCCGCTTTAAAATACAGCCTTCATCGTAAATACTTGGATTATAAGGAATACACTAAGGATCTAAAGGCAGATTCTATTTCTTATGAGCCTCAAAAAGGAACTTTTGGAGTGTATGTAAAATATAAAACGTATATCGTATTTTACAGTTATCTAATGGATCCAGAAATTTATCTGCAAACTCCTATCAACGAGGTCTTCTACGTTCGTCCAGACAATTTGGACGAAGAGCCTCATAAGGAAGATAAACAACCTGCTCAGCCAGCAGGAAAATAA